aaaaaacaacattttacctAAAccaccttgcaaaagtatttatacttttataaCTCTTTTGAAttgttgttagaaaaaaaaaatctgtaaaagaaataaaagctctTTGCCCTGCTTTAATGACACTGAACACATAGGCAGAGCTTGCGTGGTTTAGATCAAAATACATTCATAaattagaatggcctagtcaaaggtgagacctaaatccaactgaaaagCTGTGGtataattaaaaactgtttttcatagAAGCTTTCCATCCAAATCCCCTGAGCTTGAACTGTGTAACATCACAGCCACAAAACACCAGTGTCacaagtttgtggttttgatgtgCTGAAATGTGGgaaggagtgtgaatacttttgcaagacactttTACATGCAGATCTCCTTCAAttcaagatttgtttttatctcttcagCTCAGGACAACGTTTTCCACAGATTCGAGAGTACAGAACATGTTTGATATTCTTCTTGATGAGGAAATggacaaagaaaagaaggaaaaggtTGGTTCTTTCAGTGGTTTGTAGATTAAGGAACTTTAAAAGCGTGGTGTGGGTATTTTAGCTTATGAAAATTCATTGGGATTTTTGTATGATCTATTGTTCCTGTTTACACCTAGGCGGCCAACAACCTGATTGTGTTGTCGAGAGAAGATGCTGGAGCAGAGAGAATCTTCCAGAACAACGGGGTGACTCTGCTGCTCAACATGGTTGAGACTGGGAAGCCAGAAATGATCCTGGCTGCAGTCCGAACTCTGTCGGGAATGTGCACTGGCCACAAAGCTCGGGTTAGTCAAGCTAAAGGACGAAATGggaggaaaaatacaaaattacaaTAGAGGCTGGAGCAACTAAAGTTCTGTAATCCACATCGCTCTCCACTTAACAGGCCATGGCCATTGTCAACATGGTGGGTGTTGATAAGATTTGCAGCATTATGGCACTGGACAATGAAGAAATTGCACTGGCAACATGTAACCTCTTCCAATGCATCAACGACTCTCTCACTGGTGGAGATACAAGGGATTATGGGAAGGAAGCATCTTTAGTTTTGGGTAAGAGAAAAACttacaacatttaaatcaaatattcagtttttgatCTACAgctaaaatatatgaaaacgAATGAAGGCCATTTTgttgttcatatttatttttattatagaaatatatttttatttttacctacaGATGCATCTAAAGATTTGAGAACCATTCTCCTTGCCCTCCTGGAGATGATATCCAATAAGAAGGTATCAGGTCATGGCAGAGACCAGGCACTGAACCTCCTCACCAAAAACGTCCCTTGTAGAGACAAGAAAGACAGAGACCACTCCAGGACCCTTTTCACCATTGATCACGGTGAGCCAGGCCTCTCCATATGAGATCCTCTGAATTTCTGGCGGAAGCTCAGGTTTCATAATGAGATGCATGTCTTTATTTGCCAGGTCTGAAGAAGATCCTGAAGGTCTGCGGTCAGGTTCCCGAGCTGCCGGATCAGCTCCCTCTGACAGAGAACACACAGCTGATCGCCAGCGTGCTTCTCAACAAACTCTACGACGACCTGAAGTGCGACCCGGAGAGAGCCAACTTCAGGGAGATCTGCGATGAATATATCAAGTATGTGTGAAGATGTGGGCCAAATTTTGAACCTCTGggtaaaaatgtgtgaaaagccTTTAAATATATTAACATCATCATAAAACAAGTTCCAACTTTAAACATGCTGTTTTTACAGAAAGTCTCTTGTGATCCCCTTTAATCAATAGGACAGCACTTTGTCTTCTTCTATGATATCTTATATAAGCAGATCATACAGACGGGGATCTGTGACCATTTATCTTTCCACAATCTCTCCTGATTGTCAAAAGTACTCCATCCTCTCTAATACTCTTTTTTTCACTCATTACAGCTCCACCTTTCACTCATATATGACCAAAACCATGGCTCTAGTTAAGGTCCTGGTAGAGTTTAGTGAACTCCACAGGTTTATTCATGCTATGACAGGAcactaaattattttctctaGCTTTTATGTAGATTGAATAACCACAAGATCCCCCTTATTGACGCAGTTGaaggcatttttttaaacctccCCTAGCATGCTATTCACTCTGCAAAGAGGATCCTTTCTCCATATACCTTTATACATTCTTACCCCAAGAAAATGGAGCAATTGGTTCACATTTAAGACCAACTCAAAAAGTGAAAGTTATAGGTTAACATAATGATTGTAGCACCAGTGATTCTGGTAAGATCAGATTTTATCATAAGAATTTTTACAGTTGAATGAAtctgcaaaaattaaaaatggattttttcTAAATGCTTAAGTGTGAGGTAAGCCTGTTGTAATAAAATAGTATTTAAACACTTCTGACACATCTTAACCAGAAGTACCAACAATCTTAATTTAGAAGGATCCTCATTAAGAAACTTCAATTAAACAGACACTCAGGTCAATTTGCTATTGTGCACCATTTCTCACCTTCTCCACTTCTTTGCTGCAGATCTAAAATTGATCCCAACAACATGGATAAGACTCTTCATGCCATCAACACCATCTCAGGGCTGCTGCAGGGTCCCTTTGAGGTCGGCAACTCTCTGGTGGGACAGCAGGGCGTCATGGAGATGATGGTGGCGCTGTGTGGCTCAGAGCGGGACGTGGACCAGATGGTCGCCGTCGAGGCGCTGATCCACGCCTCCACGAAGATGAGTCGCGCCAGCTTCTTCATCACCAACGGCGTGTCGCTGCTTAAGGACATCTACAAGAAGACGAAGAATGAGAAGATTAAAATTCGCGCCCTGGTGGTGAGTGAACCAAAACCAGAGCAGAGTCAACTTTTCACCGTGCTTTGCaataagatttattttgtcacatttcaaccaTTGATATCAGTGCactggtattttaaaaaatctgaaaaagttaaaaatgctCATAACACTTGACACGTTTACCCTTTCTTAAAgactaaaaagaagaaaactatgAGAAGTTTTGCTTGAGATTTACCTGTACTCATGTAgggaacacagcaaacatgggGAAGAAGGTGGTTATGGGAAACTATGGGAAACTTTATGTGTGGTAGAAAACTGACAATGCACATAAGAATGAGCCCAGCATTAACAGAGTGACACAAATCAAAGACACCAGATTGAAATATAATTGAGAATCTGAATCCAGATGTGCAAATAATCTGAAGTTTTCTcaatccaatctgactgagcttgacaTGATTTGTCACATGAAtaactttccttccactttgcaaATATGCATTACTTGTTGGTCACACAAAGTACCATATAAAATATacagaggtttgtggttgtcatTTGACAAAACTGGGTAAAGATTCCATAGGTGTACACACTTTTGCAGAAtacagttttttggggggtttttttgcaggaaaaatAGTAATTCCAGCTAAAATTTTAAAGTGATGGAGCAAAACACATcatctcattttgttttgttttgtcttgtaaactttgaagctaaatatgtCCATCTACCCTGCAGGGTCTCTGTAAACTGGGTTCAGCTGGAGGTGATGATTACGGCTTAAGGCAGTTTGCTGAAGGTTCCACTGAGAAACTGGCCAAGCAGTGCAGAAAGTCAGTACTCAACACTTGGATTTAATATAATATTAAgcataaaatatgtataaacaGTTGAAATGCAACTACTGCAAGTATTACTGTCTCATATCTCATTATTTGTTTTGCCAGGTGGCTTTGTAATCCCCAGATTGATTCCAAAACAAGGAAGTGGGCTATAGAGGGTCTTGCCTATCTGACTAATGATGCTGACGTTAAAGATGACTTTGTGGAAGATGAGCTTGCAATGAAAGCCATGTTTGAGCTGGCAAAGGTAAAGATGTTAGATTATATTGTTGTATATTGCGCATCCTGTTCATATCCCCCCAATGAGTCATTATGTGTCAGTTGGGGGGGGAGGGGTATACTTCCTGTATGTATTGGTAATAAAcaagtttgtcattttaagTACATGTTTTAGACATGATAGTTGAAGATGCATTGTTTTCTACCAAAAGAAAGCATTACAAAATGCATGTGATATAAATTCTTCCTGCTTATAATGTATGTGCACTCCACTATGCTTAAACTGTGtaataattacattaattatCTCAGAATGTTCCACAAATTATGAAgtaaattctttaaaactttaatttgaaacagCTAGCATAGCTGCAAGCAAAATATATTGACAGCATAATTAATTTCCACTGCTTTTCCTCTCTGATTTTTAGTCTAGGGATAAGACAATTGTATATGCAGTTGCTTGCACTCTGGTAAACTGCACCAACAGCTATGATAAGAAGGAAATCATCCCTGAGCTGGTTCAGCTGGCCAAGTTCTCTAAGCAGCATGTCCCTGAGCAACACCCCAAGGTAAGACCATGAGAGAAAACTCAGCCCGCTGTTCATGAGTCACAGGAAACACCATGTGCATGCTGACATGTCTGCACAAACCTTTGCAAACagtttttgttctctttccTCAGGACAAGAAAGACTTTATTGAGAAGAGAGTAAAAAGGCTGCTGAAGGCTGGAGTCATTTCAGCTCTTGCTGTCATGGTCAAAGCAGACAGCGCTATCTTGACTGATCAGACGAAAGAGATGTTGGCACGGTAGGAAATACATGTGGAAttcctttaaaacatttcttgacGTCTTCATGTAGCACAAATAATACCCCCATTTCCACCCTCACCCAGCTAAACCTGTCTTTCCTGTGTCTCTCATCAGCCCACTTctctttgctgttttgtaatttgtattcatttttgaCTAATTATTTTTGGTTACAGTGCTTACAGTGGTGCAGTACCTTGTTAAAGTATAAATGCTACTTGAAACTTTCCATAGTTTGTTATGGTAAAACCTCAATGTATACTGttctgattttatgtgatagagcaaCATGTATCAGCTGAACACACACAGTGTACACACcattcagacttttatttgcaaacatgttttgaaccatgcatcattttccttccacttcatagtAGTACTGTGTGTTGCTTCCTCTAACATATAAATTATGAAGTGAAGCTGGTGGctgcaaaatgtgcaaaagttcaaGTGATGTGATTAAGGCAATGCACCTCCTTGGACTTGTGAAGTTATTTTCTAAACAAATCTGCAGGGTTTTCTTGGCACTGACAGAGGATCCAAAAGACCGTGGCACGATAGTGGCCCATGGAGGGGGAAAGGTGAGTCATGCTCACATGAGATGAACACGTCAATTGTAATGGAAAGTGTTTCCAAACTGAAACTGTCTTagaaaaacctgttttgtttcctttttttgcaaGCCTACTGTGCCTCCCTCCTTCTTCTCGTTGTTCTTGaatatattataattttatctCTTGCGCCCTCAGGCTCTGATACCTCTTGCCCTCGAAGGTACAGAAAAGGGAAAGGTGAAAGCAAGCTTTGCACTCGCCAAAATAGCCGCTGTTTCCAACCCGGAGATTGCCTTCCCTGGAGAAAGGGTAAAACTCTAAACTTTAGCTgttttcttcattcagtggCCATCAGATTCATTCTTACGTCTTAACTTCCTATCTtctcacattttaatttgatctttttgtttcctgttcaTTTGACAAGAGATGTTAGATTATTTACGTAGCATTGTATTCgactattttcttttccttcatccTGTTAAGTTTCACCTGCACAGTAGAAACAGTTCTCTGCTGTTAAAACTTCAGTTCTTCTgggactcttttttttaaacagatataTGAAGTGATACGACCTCTAATCAGCCTGCTGCACACAGACAAAGAGGGAGCAGAGAACTACGAGGCTCTCCGAGGACTCACCAACATGGCTGGTTTCAGTGAAAAACTAAGGTAGCATTTTTAATGTCTTGTGATGCTGCGGTTGCACTACAGAAAAACGTAAACGAAAATCACTTCCCTAAAGTGCCTCAActgctttgtttaaatgtttccacTTGATTCTCTTGCAGGATAAAACTGGTGAAGGAGAAAGCTTTACCAGAGATCGAGAACCACATGTTTGAAGAGAATGAAAAGATCAGACTGGCCGCCACTGAATGCATGTGCAATCTCGTAACATGCAAAGAGGTGAGAACAAATAGGATAACGCTGAGGTTGTTTATGCACGGATAATGCATGCCAAATGCGGATCAGCAAAGGTTGACAAGAAAATCGATCCTATGCGTTGTAGGTCCAAGCTCGTTACCTTGAGGATGGCAACGATAAGTTGAAGCTGCTGGTATTGCTCTGTGGAGAAGATGATGAAAAACTTCAGATAGCTGCAGCTGGAGGTCTGGCCATGATCACTGCTGCTGAGAAAAAGCTTTGCACCAAAATGACTCGTGTGGTATGCACTACTAGAATCTGTTTTCGCTCCTATTTATTTATGAAGAGGGTCAGACACTGACTGAGTGTTCATTTTCTCCCAATCAGACAGTACAGTGGCTGGAGATCCTGCAGAGGTTATGTCTCCATACCAACCCTAGCGTCCAGCACAGAGGCCTGGTGATTCTGTACAACATGCTAAACTCTGACGACTTCGAGTTGGCTAAGAAACTGATCGAGAGTGAGATCCTGGAAATCCTCACTGTGATTGCCAAAGCAGAGGACAATCCCAAGAGGCAGGATCCTATTGACGTGGCACGCACATGTCTGGTCAAAGCCATGGATCTCGGTCTCATCAAGCCCTTCACAAGTCCTtcataagcaaaaataaaaaagggctcaaacaacagcaaacatttttttatttcttatttacttCCTCAGAAAGAGACTATTTGTTCAGATAGTTTAAGTACGCATCAGTCTGCAGctaaatatctaaatatgttcctctaaaataaaagacagctgttttgttttctataattattgtttttagttAGCTTATAGTGAGAA
The genomic region above belongs to Xiphophorus maculatus strain JP 163 A chromosome 12, X_maculatus-5.0-male, whole genome shotgun sequence and contains:
- the unc45b gene encoding protein unc-45 homolog B codes for the protein MGDPITLKDEGNKHFQAGDIDKAIECYTNALKECTDKKMQAVIYRNRCACYLKKESYSNAVSDASKAIDDDASDIKALYRRCQALEKLGKLDMAFKDVQRCATLEPKNKTFLETLHRLGAEIQAKLRTTFSTDSRVQNMFDILLDEEMDKEKKEKAANNLIVLSREDAGAERIFQNNGVTLLLNMVETGKPEMILAAVRTLSGMCTGHKARAMAIVNMVGVDKICSIMALDNEEIALATCNLFQCINDSLTGGDTRDYGKEASLVLDASKDLRTILLALLEMISNKKVSGHGRDQALNLLTKNVPCRDKKDRDHSRTLFTIDHGLKKILKVCGQVPELPDQLPLTENTQLIASVLLNKLYDDLKCDPERANFREICDEYIKSKIDPNNMDKTLHAINTISGLLQGPFEVGNSLVGQQGVMEMMVALCGSERDVDQMVAVEALIHASTKMSRASFFITNGVSLLKDIYKKTKNEKIKIRALVGLCKLGSAGGDDYGLRQFAEGSTEKLAKQCRKWLCNPQIDSKTRKWAIEGLAYLTNDADVKDDFVEDELAMKAMFELAKSRDKTIVYAVACTLVNCTNSYDKKEIIPELVQLAKFSKQHVPEQHPKDKKDFIEKRVKRLLKAGVISALAVMVKADSAILTDQTKEMLARVFLALTEDPKDRGTIVAHGGGKALIPLALEGTEKGKVKASFALAKIAAVSNPEIAFPGERIYEVIRPLISLLHTDKEGAENYEALRGLTNMAGFSEKLRIKLVKEKALPEIENHMFEENEKIRLAATECMCNLVTCKEVQARYLEDGNDKLKLLVLLCGEDDEKLQIAAAGGLAMITAAEKKLCTKMTRVTVQWLEILQRLCLHTNPSVQHRGLVILYNMLNSDDFELAKKLIESEILEILTVIAKAEDNPKRQDPIDVARTCLVKAMDLGLIKPFTSPS